Proteins from a single region of Streptomyces spectabilis:
- a CDS encoding DUF5703 family protein produces MPEYEFVDVYVPRGVSRKEATRLLTDHAEYGHWELDRLSLHADGSRRVRLRRRIIRQLRATW; encoded by the coding sequence ATGCCGGAATACGAATTTGTCGACGTGTACGTTCCCCGCGGGGTCTCCCGCAAGGAAGCCACACGTCTCCTGACGGACCACGCAGAGTACGGACACTGGGAGTTGGACCGCCTCAGCCTCCACGCCGACGGCAGTCGGCGGGTGCGGCTGCGACGGCGCATCATCCGCCAACTGCGGGCCACTTGGTGA
- a CDS encoding chaplin family protein, producing MRQVTRKGLITAAAAGGVLAVTSGYAHADSNANGGSSNSPGVLSGNSVQAPVHAPVNACGNTVNVVGALNPAIGNSCTNASGSPGHGDGYGGGYGEQPPAGGGSSAHGGTHDSPGIGSGNTVQAPVHAPVNVCGNSVTIGGAGNAVTGNDCANHGDGGTTQPGNPSQPGNPTQPGNPSQPGEPGKPGEPGEPGKPGKPGNPGEPGQPGHPGKPGTPGQPGQPGKPGQPGHPGKPGQPGQPGKPGAPTAPGRPGAEVPAHPGTTHPVGTPNQPDTQVLTPPEGKDQLARTGSPLSAGIALPMGAGMLLAGSVLYRKARA from the coding sequence CCGCCGGTGGCGTACTCGCTGTCACCAGCGGCTACGCCCACGCCGACTCGAATGCGAATGGCGGCAGTTCGAATTCCCCGGGGGTCCTTTCGGGTAATTCGGTGCAGGCGCCCGTGCACGCTCCGGTGAACGCGTGCGGAAACACCGTGAACGTGGTGGGCGCGCTGAATCCCGCGATCGGCAACAGCTGTACGAACGCGTCCGGCTCGCCAGGACACGGGGACGGCTATGGGGGCGGCTACGGCGAGCAGCCCCCGGCGGGCGGCGGCTCGTCGGCCCACGGCGGTACGCACGACTCGCCCGGCATCGGCTCCGGCAACACCGTGCAGGCGCCGGTGCACGCCCCGGTGAACGTCTGCGGCAACAGCGTCACCATCGGCGGCGCGGGCAACGCCGTCACGGGCAACGACTGCGCGAACCACGGGGACGGCGGTACGACGCAGCCGGGGAACCCGAGCCAGCCCGGGAACCCGACTCAGCCGGGCAATCCCAGTCAGCCCGGGGAACCGGGGAAGCCCGGAGAGCCCGGAGAGCCCGGGAAGCCAGGGAAGCCCGGCAATCCGGGGGAGCCGGGCCAGCCGGGCCACCCAGGGAAGCCGGGAACGCCCGGACAGCCTGGTCAGCCAGGAAAGCCGGGGCAGCCCGGTCACCCAGGGAAGCCAGGTCAGCCGGGTCAGCCCGGGAAGCCGGGCGCCCCCACCGCCCCCGGTCGGCCCGGCGCGGAGGTCCCCGCCCACCCCGGCACGACGCACCCCGTCGGCACCCCGAACCAGCCGGACACCCAGGTCCTCACCCCGCCCGAGGGCAAGGACCAGCTCGCCCGGACCGGCAGCCCCTTGTCGGCGGGCATCGCCCTGCCGATGGGCGCGGGCATGCTGCTCGCGGGCTCGGTCCTGTACCGCAAAGCACGTGCTTGA